A single Thermoanaerobacterium sp. RBIITD DNA region contains:
- a CDS encoding ABC transporter substrate-binding protein, whose product MKRISVIFAILILLSLVLSGCNKTASSDNVIKIGANFELTGTMAAYGASSMNGINLAVDEINNSGGVLGKKIKIVSVDNKSDVGESTNVATKLINQDKVVAIIGTTATPTSLGMVNVVTDSKIPMIATTATNPKVTVNPNTGKVRKYVFRACFIDPFQGKVNADFAYNTLKAKTAVIYIDDKSDFSKGLAKVFEDNFVKLGGKILDKEAYVQGDNDFRSTLTKIKGVNADILFLPGHYAEVGKIIKQAREMGINSPILGGDGWDSPDLVKIAGSSAMNNTFMSNHFIASDNDPKVQDFVKKYKDKYGVEPDSRAVLAYDATNILAAAIKNANSTKADDIVKALENLKDFVGINGPIKFDKNHDPIKSAVIVEFKDGKQIFKAKVNP is encoded by the coding sequence ATGAAGAGAATTTCAGTCATATTTGCCATTTTGATTTTACTGTCATTGGTTTTATCCGGTTGTAATAAAACAGCATCATCTGATAATGTAATCAAAATAGGGGCTAATTTTGAACTAACCGGTACCATGGCTGCATACGGTGCTTCATCGATGAACGGAATTAATCTTGCAGTTGATGAAATAAATAATAGTGGAGGAGTACTTGGTAAAAAAATTAAGATTGTGTCAGTTGACAATAAATCAGATGTTGGTGAATCTACCAATGTAGCGACAAAGCTTATAAACCAGGATAAGGTAGTTGCAATAATAGGTACAACAGCAACACCTACAAGTCTTGGTATGGTAAATGTAGTAACAGACAGTAAAATACCTATGATTGCAACAACTGCGACGAATCCCAAGGTTACAGTAAATCCTAATACAGGAAAAGTCAGAAAATACGTTTTTAGAGCTTGTTTTATAGATCCATTTCAAGGTAAAGTAAATGCAGACTTTGCATATAACACATTAAAAGCTAAAACAGCAGTCATTTATATCGATGACAAGAGCGACTTTTCCAAAGGCTTGGCAAAAGTATTCGAAGATAATTTCGTAAAATTGGGCGGAAAAATTCTTGATAAGGAAGCATATGTGCAAGGGGACAATGATTTCCGCTCAACCTTGACAAAAATAAAGGGCGTCAACGCGGATATATTATTTCTTCCTGGACATTATGCAGAAGTTGGAAAAATTATAAAGCAAGCAAGAGAAATGGGTATAAATTCACCTATCTTAGGAGGAGATGGGTGGGATTCACCAGACCTTGTAAAGATAGCTGGTTCATCAGCGATGAATAACACATTTATGTCAAATCATTTTATAGCAAGCGATAATGATCCAAAAGTACAAGACTTTGTCAAAAAATACAAGGATAAATATGGAGTTGAGCCGGATTCAAGGGCAGTTCTTGCATATGATGCTACAAATATTTTAGCTGCTGCCATAAAAAATGCTAATTCAACTAAGGCAGATGACATAGTTAAAGCACTTGAAAATCTAAAAGACTTTGTCGGCATAAATGGTCCCATAAAGTTTGATAAAAACCACGACCCTATAAAAAGCGCAGTTATAGTAGAATTCAAAGATGGCAAACAAATCTTTAAAGCTAAAGTAAATCCATAA
- the ald gene encoding alanine dehydrogenase: protein MKIGVPKEIKPDESRVAITPAGVHAFVSNGHDVFIEKNAGVGSGISDEEYLSAGAKILDTAKEVFDISDMIIKVKEPQPSEYDYFKKGQVLFTYLHLAPDRELTDALLKKEIIGIAYETVQKDDGSLPLLIPMSEVAGRMSVTIGAYLLENINEGLGVVLSGVPGVEPAEVVIVGGGTVGTNAAKAAVGIGAHVTILDVNASRLAYLDDIFSGRVTTLMSNPYNIAQYAKKADLLIGAVLIPGAKTPKLVTEDMVKNMKKGAVIVDVAIDQGGSVETIDRITTHENPYFVKYGVVHYSVANIPGAVPRTSTFALTNVTIPYALQIANKGYKKALLENKELLRGLNVYYGKVTYKAVADAHGIEYFDPSEVLT, encoded by the coding sequence ATGAAAATAGGAGTTCCAAAGGAAATTAAACCAGATGAATCAAGAGTCGCTATTACACCTGCTGGTGTACATGCTTTTGTAAGCAATGGGCATGATGTATTTATTGAGAAAAATGCTGGGGTTGGTAGCGGTATAAGCGATGAAGAATATTTAAGCGCAGGTGCAAAAATACTTGATACCGCAAAAGAAGTCTTCGACATCTCGGATATGATCATAAAAGTAAAAGAACCACAACCATCAGAATATGATTATTTCAAGAAAGGTCAGGTTCTCTTTACTTATCTTCACTTAGCACCAGATAGGGAATTGACGGATGCTTTGTTAAAGAAAGAAATAATCGGTATAGCATATGAAACAGTGCAAAAAGATGATGGATCTCTTCCATTACTTATACCTATGAGTGAAGTAGCGGGTAGAATGTCCGTTACAATCGGTGCATATCTTTTGGAAAATATCAATGAAGGGCTTGGAGTAGTGTTAAGTGGTGTACCGGGTGTTGAACCTGCTGAGGTCGTAATAGTAGGCGGCGGTACAGTCGGAACAAATGCAGCAAAAGCCGCCGTAGGTATTGGTGCACATGTAACGATTCTTGATGTAAATGCTTCAAGGCTTGCATACCTTGACGATATTTTTTCAGGGAGAGTAACTACACTTATGTCAAATCCCTATAACATAGCACAATATGCTAAAAAAGCAGATTTACTGATTGGTGCAGTATTAATCCCTGGTGCTAAAACACCTAAATTAGTCACAGAGGATATGGTCAAAAACATGAAAAAAGGTGCCGTAATTGTCGATGTAGCAATTGATCAAGGTGGCTCTGTTGAAACTATTGACAGAATTACAACACATGAAAATCCTTATTTTGTAAAATACGGCGTTGTACATTATTCCGTTGCAAATATACCTGGTGCTGTACCAAGGACATCGACATTTGCACTTACAAATGTGACTATACCATATGCACTTCAAATCGCAAATAAAGGCTATAAAAAAGCGCTTCTTGAAAACAAAGAACTTTTAAGAGGACTAAATGTTTATTATGGCAAAGTAACATATAAGGCGGTTGCCGATGCACATGGAATCGAATATTTCGATCCTTCAGAAGTATTAACATAG
- a CDS encoding MFS transporter: protein MYLKRLFKPYMGLPKEIYIIFISKVINALGCFVMPLLTLILTDKIGLSKEAAGFYISISGFIFLPASIIGGKLADTYGRKIVIAVFDGFAAILYIITGFIGPSMTMVYLIMLAEACMTAANPAHDSLVADMTTPKNRKSAYSLLYMGWNTGFAVGPIVGGLLFKNHLPLVFIGDAGTALVALFLIIFFVKETIHNTEKGIEDKERVLEKSEEGSIISVILKRPILIYVALILFGYNFVYAQWSFMLPMQVMEAYKDAGAKYFGMMSGLNGIVVMFFTPLITKLTEGANELKRMVYGGILYTIGFGMLGFVDILPFFFLSTFIFTLGEIVLAISTSPFIANRTPASHRGRMNAVIPMILGAGHTVGPLVMGIALKYIDIKAGWMILGAFVFTATLMMYGLEKHDERKIVKFKAVETKLG, encoded by the coding sequence ATGTATTTAAAAAGATTATTTAAGCCATATATGGGTCTTCCAAAGGAGATCTACATAATATTTATTTCAAAGGTTATAAATGCATTAGGATGCTTTGTAATGCCATTATTAACACTGATACTGACAGATAAGATAGGACTATCAAAGGAAGCTGCAGGCTTTTATATAAGCATATCTGGATTCATATTTTTACCAGCATCGATAATAGGAGGAAAGCTTGCAGACACGTATGGTAGAAAAATTGTCATTGCAGTTTTTGATGGTTTTGCGGCTATTTTATACATTATAACGGGATTTATAGGACCATCGATGACTATGGTATACCTTATAATGTTAGCAGAAGCCTGTATGACAGCAGCAAACCCAGCACATGATTCATTAGTTGCAGATATGACAACGCCAAAGAATAGAAAAAGTGCATATTCACTATTGTACATGGGATGGAATACAGGCTTTGCGGTAGGCCCAATTGTAGGTGGTCTGCTTTTTAAGAACCATCTCCCACTTGTTTTTATAGGTGATGCAGGAACGGCACTTGTAGCGTTATTCCTTATAATCTTTTTCGTTAAAGAGACTATACACAATACAGAAAAAGGTATCGAAGATAAAGAGAGAGTTCTTGAAAAGAGTGAAGAAGGCTCTATCATATCAGTTATCTTGAAAAGGCCTATACTTATTTATGTAGCATTAATCCTATTTGGATACAATTTCGTATATGCACAATGGTCTTTTATGCTGCCTATGCAAGTGATGGAAGCATATAAGGATGCAGGGGCGAAGTATTTCGGTATGATGTCAGGGCTAAATGGAATTGTCGTAATGTTTTTTACACCCTTAATCACAAAGCTTACTGAAGGTGCAAATGAATTAAAGCGAATGGTATATGGTGGTATTTTGTATACAATTGGATTCGGTATGTTAGGCTTTGTAGATATACTACCATTTTTCTTCTTATCCACGTTTATTTTTACACTTGGTGAGATAGTCTTGGCTATAAGTACATCGCCATTTATAGCGAACCGTACACCTGCCTCTCATAGGGGACGAATGAATGCAGTAATACCTATGATATTAGGCGCAGGCCATACGGTAGGCCCCTTAGTAATGGGAATTGCATTGAAATATATAGATATAAAGGCAGGATGGATGATACTTGGGGCATTTGTGTTTACCGCGACTTTAATGATGTATGGCTTAGAGAAACATGATGAAAGAAAGATAGTAAAATTTAAGGCTGTTGAGACAAAATTGGGGTGA